A single genomic interval of Mucilaginibacter robiniae harbors:
- a CDS encoding SPFH domain-containing protein, with translation MGFTDFFKGQFATIIEWANQPQQVLFFKFPFKSDEIKNASKLIIGPGQGCLLVYEGKVTGVLDTEGIYTMQTDNDPFITSLFKLMQGFESEHKLKIYFYRKSEVVNQGWGTSSRVKYEEPVYHFPVSLGAYGNYSFKLTDAKLFLTEIVGLSDVYTTTQAQMLIQSRIEQQLTVTLATAAYSILQIDSKLNELSAELKAQMNVSFTELGFELTNMRIQGASFDQQTQQQLNQIANAQAGNLAAEQAGLSYTEMEKLQALRDAARNDSGIAGAGLQFNLGNYLGNSANETKLSSTETQPDAVAQLQKLKILLDQGILTVEEFEAKKRQWLDKL, from the coding sequence ATGGGATTTACCGATTTTTTTAAAGGGCAATTTGCTACCATTATTGAATGGGCTAACCAACCGCAACAGGTATTGTTCTTTAAGTTTCCTTTCAAGAGCGACGAAATCAAAAATGCCAGTAAGCTCATTATTGGGCCCGGGCAGGGATGCCTGCTGGTTTATGAAGGCAAGGTAACCGGTGTGTTGGATACAGAGGGTATTTATACCATGCAAACCGACAATGATCCTTTTATTACCTCGCTGTTTAAACTAATGCAAGGTTTTGAAAGCGAACATAAATTAAAAATTTATTTTTACCGTAAGTCCGAAGTGGTTAACCAAGGCTGGGGTACATCAAGCAGGGTGAAGTACGAGGAGCCGGTTTACCATTTTCCGGTTAGTTTAGGTGCTTACGGAAATTACTCCTTCAAACTCACCGATGCCAAATTGTTTTTGACAGAAATAGTAGGATTGTCAGACGTATATACTACTACGCAAGCGCAAATGCTCATACAATCGCGTATTGAACAACAGCTTACTGTTACATTGGCTACGGCGGCATACTCTATTTTACAAATTGATAGTAAGTTGAATGAGTTGTCAGCGGAGCTGAAAGCACAGATGAACGTTAGTTTTACAGAACTGGGTTTTGAACTGACCAATATGCGCATACAGGGCGCATCATTCGATCAGCAAACGCAGCAACAGCTCAATCAAATTGCCAATGCCCAGGCTGGTAATCTCGCCGCCGAACAAGCTGGATTAAGCTACACCGAAATGGAAAAGCTTCAAGCCCTGCGCGATGCCGCTCGTAATGATAGCGGTATTGCCGGTGCTGGTTTGCAGTTCAATTTAGGGAACTACTTGGGTAATAGCGCTAATGAAACAAAATTATCATCTACCGAAACGCAGCCCGATGCGGTAGCTCAATTGCAAAAGCTTAAAATATTGCTTGATCAGGGCATACTAACTGTTGAAGAGTTTGAGGCGAAAAAGAGACAATGGCTCGATAAATTGTAA
- a CDS encoding helix-turn-helix domain-containing protein — protein sequence MLTVNVPDSLHTCSQINNEDISFVHYREASPAGRNLISFESCAISFILSGQKEFFRESASTLVQAGEGIIIPQGNAIISERRLQATEYTSLVIFFPLKIAKDFIWSSPVKLSGTTGCSSALKANNGFLPFKVTSYLSLYIKNIITLIEQKAELTYPVMLHKLQELFLVLAEMHPDTFFDLWNVAQDASEIHLRRVVESNISKGFTLTELAFLTNRSLATFKRDFEKAYGTSPGKYLLKRKMEIASHALHSGKSPAETAMETGYENISNFTAAFKKHTGYTPKEYQSINFQTEPLAI from the coding sequence ATGCTTACTGTAAACGTTCCTGACTCTTTACATACCTGCAGCCAAATCAATAACGAAGATATTTCATTCGTACATTATCGGGAAGCATCCCCTGCAGGGAGAAACTTGATCTCTTTTGAAAGCTGCGCTATCAGTTTTATCCTTAGTGGGCAAAAAGAGTTTTTTCGGGAATCGGCAAGTACGCTGGTGCAGGCAGGTGAAGGAATCATCATTCCGCAAGGAAATGCTATCATCTCTGAACGCAGGCTACAGGCAACTGAATACACCAGCTTGGTTATATTTTTCCCCCTTAAAATTGCTAAAGACTTTATATGGTCATCTCCGGTTAAATTATCTGGTACAACCGGCTGCTCTTCCGCACTTAAAGCAAACAACGGCTTTTTGCCTTTTAAGGTAACGTCTTATCTAAGCTTATACATTAAAAACATTATTACTCTTATAGAACAAAAAGCTGAACTTACTTATCCGGTAATGTTACATAAACTACAGGAACTATTTCTTGTACTTGCGGAAATGCACCCGGACACTTTTTTCGACCTGTGGAATGTAGCGCAGGATGCATCGGAAATACATTTACGTAGAGTTGTTGAAAGTAATATATCTAAGGGGTTTACACTTACAGAGCTGGCTTTTCTGACCAATCGTAGCCTGGCCACTTTTAAGCGGGACTTTGAAAAAGCATATGGTACTTCGCCTGGAAAATACCTGTTAAAACGAAAAATGGAAATAGCCAGCCATGCTTTACATAGTGGCAAAAGCCCTGCTGAAACCGCAATGGAAACTGGGTACGAAAACATTTCCAACTTTACTGCGGCGTTTAAAAAACACACTGGCTATACGCCTAAAGAATACCAAAGCATCAACTTTCAAACTGAGCCGTTAGCAATATAA
- a CDS encoding M949_RS01915 family surface polysaccharide biosynthesis protein: MRIILFISCLFFSVWANAQLKTQVVAKTSVPKSLRYQGKPVQAVQYQDQTGTYFALTTQTGEQPQKGEEGARQAHLYAYVYQLNDNAAPTLLWQLHDLVSDCILDLEAEFVPSSITVTDLDKNGKAEVWVGYRLSCRGDISPSDLKLIMHEGTTKYAMRGVGKLKVNNVLQTDGGEISSNDFIKGPTAFKPYARQLWNKYALEVIK; encoded by the coding sequence ATGCGCATTATACTTTTCATCTCTTGCTTATTCTTCAGCGTTTGGGCAAATGCACAACTTAAAACACAAGTAGTAGCCAAAACTTCAGTTCCTAAAAGCCTCCGCTATCAGGGTAAGCCTGTGCAGGCTGTGCAATATCAGGATCAAACAGGTACTTACTTTGCGCTTACTACACAGACAGGCGAACAGCCGCAAAAAGGTGAAGAAGGAGCCAGGCAAGCGCACTTGTATGCTTATGTATACCAACTGAATGACAATGCCGCGCCTACATTGTTATGGCAATTACACGATTTGGTGAGTGATTGTATATTAGACTTGGAAGCCGAATTTGTACCAAGCTCAATTACTGTTACTGACCTCGACAAAAATGGTAAAGCCGAAGTGTGGGTGGGCTACCGGCTGAGTTGCCGTGGTGATATAAGCCCGAGCGATTTAAAACTTATTATGCACGAGGGTACCACAAAGTATGCTATGAGAGGTGTTGGAAAGCTGAAAGTAAATAACGTTCTTCAGACTGATGGTGGTGAAATTAGTAGTAACGATTTTATTAAAGGACCTACTGCTTTTAAACCATACGCCCGTCAGCTATGGAATAAGTATGCCCTGGAGGTCATTAAGTAA
- a CDS encoding ankyrin repeat domain-containing protein, translating into MDNMFLNACKNAQKGIVQAFLKKGDINVNKRDSLGNTPLYYICVKGAKDIAKMLIDASADVNLANNISETPLHIAARTGSKELIKLLTDAGADVNAGNNSGQTPLFYAVLAYKTETALYLISLGADTSVKDNAGFNVLDHATANGLRDLIAAISNEGVAQKDDHGNTPLHQAVFNNRSETVQALLKADASNVNELNNDGVTALVLAVNNSNIHLAELLIKSGADVNLHLLNGNSALHYAAGIGNHHIGKLLLGAKADINSRNSFSETPLLVAAQCGFNDFTALLIEKGADVNAVNNESCSAMDFASERGYTEILEQLLMAGADGK; encoded by the coding sequence ATGGATAACATGTTTTTAAACGCGTGTAAAAATGCGCAAAAAGGAATTGTACAAGCTTTTCTGAAAAAGGGAGACATCAATGTAAATAAGCGCGATAGTTTAGGCAATACACCACTGTATTATATTTGCGTTAAAGGCGCCAAAGATATTGCTAAAATGCTCATTGATGCCAGCGCCGATGTGAACCTAGCCAATAACATCAGCGAAACACCGCTGCACATTGCCGCACGTACCGGCAGCAAAGAACTTATTAAACTACTTACAGATGCCGGTGCTGATGTGAACGCAGGTAACAACAGTGGGCAAACACCCTTATTTTATGCGGTGTTGGCTTACAAAACCGAAACTGCCTTATATTTGATTAGCCTTGGGGCCGATACTTCAGTTAAAGATAACGCCGGTTTTAATGTGCTGGATCACGCAACGGCCAATGGTTTGCGCGATTTAATTGCGGCTATCTCAAACGAAGGTGTAGCACAAAAAGATGATCATGGTAATACTCCGTTGCACCAGGCGGTATTCAATAATCGCAGCGAGACGGTACAAGCTTTGTTGAAAGCAGATGCTTCCAACGTGAATGAACTAAACAATGATGGGGTCACGGCGCTAGTGCTGGCCGTAAACAACTCCAACATTCATCTAGCCGAACTACTGATTAAAAGTGGAGCCGATGTAAACCTGCACCTCTTAAACGGAAATTCCGCATTGCATTACGCAGCCGGTATAGGCAATCATCATATAGGAAAATTACTGCTAGGTGCCAAGGCCGACATCAATTCACGCAACAGTTTCAGCGAAACGCCGTTGCTTGTAGCTGCACAATGCGGGTTCAACGATTTCACAGCCCTATTAATTGAAAAGGGAGCAGATGTGAACGCTGTAAATAACGAAAGCTGCAGCGCCATGGACTTTGCCAGTGAACGTGGTTACACCGAAATATTAGAACAATTATTAATGGCAGGCGCGGATGGAAAATAA
- a CDS encoding class I SAM-dependent methyltransferase, whose translation MTNSLKEQFDQVSKKYDAQRPQLIPCFNDFYTICLPLIEELPSLKTVLDIGAGTGLFTQFIYQKRPDLHFTLIDISGEMLAVAKERFAGANNVSFHELDFSKGTIEQKYDLIISSLAIHHLEDSLKEALYQNIYNDLNPGGIFINADQVKGRTSWFDNYYKMQWQETISKSGLDETAINSALERIKLDKFGYLDLQLSMLDKIGFLEVDCIYKHNNFVVFAGLK comes from the coding sequence ATGACCAATTCACTAAAAGAACAATTCGATCAGGTTTCTAAAAAATACGATGCCCAGCGGCCTCAGCTGATTCCTTGCTTTAATGATTTCTATACAATTTGCCTGCCCCTCATTGAGGAGCTACCTTCTCTAAAAACTGTTTTAGACATTGGCGCAGGTACCGGATTATTTACACAATTTATTTATCAGAAACGGCCTGATCTGCACTTTACACTTATTGATATATCTGGAGAGATGCTGGCTGTTGCCAAAGAACGCTTTGCAGGTGCTAATAATGTATCGTTCCATGAACTTGATTTTTCCAAAGGAACTATTGAACAAAAATATGATTTGATTATATCTTCACTGGCCATTCATCACTTAGAGGATAGCTTGAAAGAAGCTCTGTATCAAAATATTTATAACGACTTAAATCCAGGTGGAATTTTCATCAATGCTGACCAAGTGAAAGGAAGAACATCCTGGTTTGATAATTACTATAAAATGCAATGGCAGGAAACTATTTCAAAATCAGGTTTAGACGAAACGGCAATCAACAGCGCACTAGAACGTATTAAGCTTGACAAATTTGGGTACTTAGATTTGCAATTAAGTATGTTGGATAAGATAGGCTTTCTGGAAGTAGACTGTATTTATAAGCACAATAACTTTGTAGTTTTCGCAGGATTAAAGTAA
- a CDS encoding plastocyanin/azurin family copper-binding protein encodes MKYLSILFGCSMFLIACGGGDKSTLGSTADTGRLAKASSKTSAAASQSNPAIESEPVNNQIELTANDRMQYSDTLFKVRAGEKVSLKLTNIGKMPKNSMGHNFTLLKTGTDITKFAIEGMKYRDQDYVSPAFKGSVIAHTALIGPGESTQITFVIKNKGYYDFICTFPGHYGSMRGKIIAE; translated from the coding sequence ATGAAATATTTATCAATTTTATTTGGCTGTAGCATGTTTTTAATTGCTTGTGGTGGTGGAGACAAAAGCACCTTGGGATCTACGGCTGATACTGGCAGGCTGGCTAAGGCGAGTAGCAAAACTAGTGCTGCTGCAAGCCAGAGTAACCCAGCTATTGAGTCGGAACCCGTGAACAATCAGATTGAACTGACTGCAAATGACCGCATGCAGTACAGCGACACTTTGTTTAAGGTTAGAGCCGGCGAAAAAGTGAGCTTAAAGCTAACTAATATTGGTAAAATGCCTAAGAACTCTATGGGGCATAATTTCACTTTACTCAAAACGGGTACGGATATTACCAAGTTTGCTATTGAAGGAATGAAGTATCGCGACCAGGACTATGTTTCTCCGGCTTTTAAAGGTTCAGTTATCGCCCATACAGCATTGATTGGGCCTGGAGAAAGTACTCAAATTACCTTTGTTATAAAAAATAAAGGCTATTATGATTTCATCTGCACCTTTCCGGGGCATTATGGTAGTATGCGCGGTAAGATCATAGCAGAATGA
- a CDS encoding WG repeat-containing protein: MKSLLVIALLLAVIKPAFAQQTDNWFSYYNVKKDLYGFKDKQGTIKIAPRFNTLLRANVFRNIIAVTDEHRLKSYYLLKNGKQVGNDSLYVWDMTYDCEQEGKIRFRDPKTDKVGFFGANGEVVIPAMFSDAEPFYNGLAVVLYNGKRVCSDGKPIDDSSNPCEHWYWNGITALINSKGNIIADSLDITRLENLNWYSLQISNQPADTTLQVSLKTKDGHYYSFINYEKEFRQWFYQHYLTYAKSGKTIDNFELICVEGLFKQQLRKFYSRKAFQNTYHNLLLKKLQPIKAKWADVQIGIEQLNPLTYTQKAFSAYYTDCGEANEDKYPSFDVIVPYYDQNRQLNYQEHYSFLRTASGYKLIAVFWKNSK, from the coding sequence ATGAAATCCCTGTTAGTCATTGCCCTTTTATTAGCCGTTATAAAACCTGCGTTTGCACAGCAAACCGATAATTGGTTTAGTTATTACAATGTTAAAAAGGATTTATACGGCTTTAAGGATAAGCAAGGCACTATCAAAATTGCGCCCCGCTTCAATACTTTGCTTAGAGCCAATGTATTCAGGAACATTATTGCCGTTACTGATGAGCACAGGCTTAAATCATACTATCTGCTAAAAAACGGTAAACAGGTTGGTAATGATAGCCTGTATGTGTGGGACATGACGTACGATTGTGAACAGGAAGGCAAAATCAGATTTCGCGACCCTAAAACGGATAAGGTAGGCTTTTTTGGAGCGAACGGCGAAGTGGTTATACCAGCTATGTTCAGCGATGCCGAACCCTTTTATAATGGATTGGCAGTAGTGCTATATAATGGAAAGCGTGTATGCTCAGATGGGAAGCCTATAGATGATAGCAGCAATCCTTGCGAGCACTGGTACTGGAATGGCATAACGGCACTCATTAACTCCAAAGGCAACATCATAGCCGATAGCCTGGATATAACGCGTTTGGAAAACTTAAATTGGTATTCCCTGCAAATCAGTAATCAACCTGCCGATACCACATTACAGGTTTCATTGAAAACGAAAGATGGCCATTACTATTCTTTCATCAATTATGAAAAAGAGTTTAGGCAATGGTTTTACCAACATTACCTTACCTATGCAAAATCTGGTAAAACCATTGATAATTTTGAACTTATTTGTGTAGAAGGCTTATTCAAGCAACAGCTTCGTAAATTTTATTCCCGAAAGGCATTTCAAAATACTTACCACAATCTGTTATTAAAAAAACTACAACCCATAAAGGCTAAATGGGCAGATGTGCAAATTGGCATCGAGCAGCTTAATCCCCTTACCTATACACAAAAAGCATTTAGCGCTTACTATACTGACTGCGGTGAAGCCAATGAGGATAAATATCCATCATTCGATGTAATTGTACCTTACTACGACCAGAACCGACAACTTAACTACCAGGAACATTATTCGTTTTTGCGAACCGCAAGTGGGTATAAATTAATTGCCGTATTTTGGAAGAACAGCAAGTAA
- a CDS encoding YbhB/YbcL family Raf kinase inhibitor-like protein — MKTARFLLLLCWVIGLSSTLQAQTFTLQSPDIQGQFTTGYLSNTFGCQGGNTSPALKWSTPPAKTLSYALTMFDPDAPTGSGWWHWVVFDIPASATGLPKNAGNVSHHLLPEGSVQSITDFGIPGYGGLCPPEGDRPHGYIITLYALDTIKLGLDSKATPALVGFMLNKHVVAKTSLIVYSKR, encoded by the coding sequence ATGAAAACTGCAAGATTTTTACTACTGCTGTGCTGGGTAATTGGTTTATCTTCAACATTGCAAGCACAAACATTTACACTTCAAAGCCCGGATATACAGGGGCAATTCACAACAGGTTATTTGTCTAATACATTTGGTTGTCAGGGCGGCAATACCTCACCCGCCTTAAAGTGGAGTACACCGCCTGCAAAAACCCTAAGCTATGCCTTAACTATGTTTGATCCGGATGCGCCTACAGGTAGCGGATGGTGGCATTGGGTAGTATTTGACATCCCTGCTTCAGCAACAGGCTTACCCAAAAATGCGGGTAACGTGTCCCATCACTTATTACCGGAAGGCAGTGTGCAAAGTATTACAGACTTTGGTATTCCGGGTTATGGTGGTCTGTGCCCACCTGAAGGAGACCGGCCACATGGTTATATTATTACCCTTTATGCCCTTGATACAATCAAGTTAGGCTTAGATTCAAAAGCAACACCGGCACTGGTAGGCTTTATGCTCAACAAGCATGTGGTAGCCAAAACTTCATTAATAGTTTATAGTAAAAGATAA
- a CDS encoding lysozyme inhibitor LprI family protein, whose translation MKRILCIKVAWFIVAFITMTSWAYAQSQGTMNMEAGNGFVKADRELNIVYQKILKSYATQPLFIKKFKAAQRLWIQLRDAELEARYPDTGINNGSAEPMCKSIYLEKLTRERIKFLRVWLTGIPEGDVCTGSVKMTR comes from the coding sequence ATGAAAAGAATACTTTGTATAAAAGTCGCTTGGTTTATCGTTGCGTTTATTACAATGACTTCGTGGGCATATGCACAATCGCAAGGCACCATGAACATGGAAGCCGGTAATGGCTTTGTTAAAGCTGACCGCGAATTAAACATCGTTTATCAAAAAATTTTAAAGAGTTACGCTACCCAGCCCCTGTTTATTAAAAAGTTTAAAGCCGCACAACGGTTATGGATTCAGCTTCGCGATGCTGAGCTAGAGGCTCGATATCCTGATACTGGCATCAACAACGGATCGGCTGAACCGATGTGTAAATCTATATACCTGGAAAAGCTGACCAGAGAACGCATTAAATTTTTAAGAGTTTGGCTGACTGGAATACCTGAAGGTGATGTGTGTACCGGCTCAGTAAAGATGACACGGTAA
- a CDS encoding ankyrin repeat domain-containing protein produces MTKEFNELKDTYQRNMFAAEGDKVDMLTLYKQLPDISITSDYRENLYHLAARFTDVEAIRFLKEAGLKPTADEYGNTALHALTNTRFDFNDPKLEEKALLVYHTTQALLEAGVNPKKKSDSGKLAYFEAGLLYIWPFLQAMGEAGVKMDAAESGGMNLLHVICEKLGNRKDIPGAVNAATKTVRVLLEKGGIDIEDKDVFGTTPLTYAQRSGVKGIAALLSGDENDVATGGMTLHEAVLNRDAEAVQALLQRGTDLNEVADQYRRTPLMLACEYASAPLVELLAKGGADVNFRAGSGETAVYYLLTKAVFNLGRGMSQVNKDIVKMLQVLLANRLDTDAAIDNEGNTALNLLCQAGYLADLNTTLAEELIDAGADVNKPSQSGKTPLMSFAQRGNEMKHSIAELLLDNNADVSYVDQSGNTALIYAAGNSDQMSGKRIVSLILEKDRSSLERVNNAGQTAMDVAIQQNNEAVVKQLMN; encoded by the coding sequence ATGACAAAGGAATTTAATGAACTAAAAGACACTTATCAGCGCAATATGTTTGCAGCGGAGGGTGATAAGGTTGATATGTTAACCTTGTACAAGCAGTTGCCCGATATCAGCATTACTAGTGACTATAGAGAAAACTTGTATCACCTGGCGGCTCGTTTTACTGATGTGGAAGCTATTCGATTTTTGAAAGAGGCCGGTCTAAAACCGACTGCAGATGAGTACGGCAACACGGCTTTGCATGCGCTTACTAACACCCGGTTTGATTTCAACGATCCGAAATTGGAAGAAAAGGCCCTGCTGGTTTATCATACTACTCAGGCGTTGCTAGAGGCGGGCGTCAACCCTAAAAAGAAAAGTGATTCGGGGAAGCTGGCCTATTTTGAAGCAGGCTTATTATATATATGGCCCTTTTTACAAGCTATGGGTGAAGCCGGCGTTAAGATGGATGCTGCCGAATCCGGAGGCATGAACTTACTGCATGTCATCTGTGAGAAACTGGGTAACCGGAAAGATATTCCTGGCGCTGTAAATGCAGCTACCAAAACGGTGCGTGTGCTACTGGAAAAAGGCGGCATTGACATTGAAGACAAAGATGTTTTTGGCACTACCCCACTTACCTATGCCCAGCGCAGCGGCGTAAAAGGGATAGCAGCCCTACTTTCGGGCGATGAAAATGACGTGGCTACTGGCGGCATGACCCTGCATGAAGCCGTATTGAACCGGGATGCCGAAGCGGTGCAGGCGCTATTACAGCGTGGCACAGACTTGAACGAGGTAGCAGACCAGTACCGCCGCACACCGCTCATGCTAGCCTGCGAATACGCTTCTGCCCCTTTGGTAGAGTTGCTGGCTAAAGGCGGGGCTGATGTTAACTTCAGAGCAGGTAGCGGCGAAACGGCAGTGTATTACTTGCTTACCAAGGCTGTATTTAATTTAGGCCGGGGCATGAGCCAAGTTAATAAAGACATTGTAAAGATGTTGCAAGTTCTGCTGGCCAATCGGCTGGATACAGATGCGGCTATTGATAATGAGGGTAATACTGCCCTCAATCTGTTGTGCCAGGCCGGCTACCTGGCTGACCTGAATACCACACTGGCTGAAGAATTGATTGATGCCGGAGCCGATGTGAACAAGCCCAGCCAATCAGGCAAAACGCCTTTAATGTCATTTGCACAGCGAGGCAACGAAATGAAACATAGTATTGCTGAATTGTTGCTGGATAATAATGCTGATGTCAGCTATGTAGACCAATCAGGAAATACAGCCTTAATTTATGCCGCTGGAAATTCTGATCAAATGTCGGGTAAGCGGATAGTATCTTTGATACTGGAGAAGGACAGATCAAGCTTGGAACGGGTAAATAATGCCGGGCAAACGGCAATGGATGTCGCTATTCAGCAGAACAACGAAGCTGTAGTTAAACAACTTATGAACTAA